One genomic region from Pecten maximus chromosome 5, xPecMax1.1, whole genome shotgun sequence encodes:
- the LOC117327158 gene encoding ubiquitin-conjugating enzyme E2 J1-like has translation MSSMQGMYSMRSPAVKRLMKEAQELREPTEQYHAQPLEDNLFEWHFTIRGPGESEFDGGLYHGRIILPPEYPMKPPSIILLTPNGRFEVFKKICLSISGHHPESWQPSWSIRTALLAIIGFMPTHGAGAIGSLDYSKEERAKLAKKSLEWKCPTCGQVQNILKPVTSASQQTRQEAKELAAQINFQGEKSTSTSSEPPKSPGSTPAPTSNPQTPISTATSGATSGATPTSPPPDQAPFTPPFGQFPFGSPYFPYTFPPTSPTGQNVTTGVMGIPRFPPPPPVIPAMFPPGLTANYGHGGMSQFPNSVFSMPTSVPSTTPPNKEVETNKSSVQSQPSVKKETSVKAETSSTGATKEEKKPCESSSEQADRREPEGSSNELATDVDSDVTTTTNSNTANTTTGAAESQTNSTTTETTGLRHRTGGIANEPLAAPYVQPPVGVVGQNAELPRDLDSRWQLSTFLIAIVSLAIGLLLLRRFILSRTWRFYYGL, from the exons ATGTCCAGTATGCAGGGCATGTATAGCATGCGCAGCCCAG CTGTGAAGAGATTGATGAAAGAAGCCCAGGAGTTGAGGGAACCTACAGAACAATACCATGCACAGCCTTTAGAA GACAACCTATTTGAGTGGCATTTCACGATCCGCGGCCCTGGTGAGAGTGAATTTGATGGAGGTTTATATCATGGGAGGATCATCCTTCCCCCAGAGTATCCGATGAAGCCCCCAAGCATCATCCTTCTCACA CCCAATGGCAGGTTTGAAGTgtttaaaaaaatctgtttaaGTATATCTGGTCATCATCCGGAATCCTGGCAACCATCTTGGTCAA TTCGGACAGCCTTGCTGGCCATCATAGGGTTTATGCCGACACATGGAGCTGGGGCTATTGGCTCACTCGACTACAGCAAGGAGGAGCGTGCCAAATTAGCAAAGAA GTCCCTGGAGTGGAAGTGCCCTACCTGCGGACAGGTCCAGAATATTCTCAAACCAGTCACCTCAGCCTCGCAGCAAACCAGACAGGAAGCTAAGGAACTAGCCGCACAGATAAACTTCCAG ggAGAGAAGTCTACATCAACATCATCAGAGCCACCAAAAAGTCCGGGATCAACACCTGCACCAACCAGTAATCCCCAAACTCCTATAAGTACAGCCACATCTGGTGCAACATCTGGTGCCACACCCACTTCTCCTCCTCCAGACCAGGCTCCGTTTACACCTCCTTTTGGACAATTCCCTTTCGGATCTCCATACTTTCCATACACTTTCCCGCCCACTTCCCCAACAGGACAGAACGTGACGACAGGCGTAATGGGAATCCCTCGATTTCCACCTCCGCCACCCGTTATACCAGCAATGTTCCCTCCAGGCCTCACGGCAAACTACGGCCATGGTGGAATGTCCCAGTTTCCAAATTCTGTGTTCTCCATGCCAACAAGTGTTCCTAGTACAACTCCACCGAATAAAGAGGtagaaacaaacaaatcaaGTGTACAATCTCAACCGTCTGTGAAAAAAGAAACTTCTGTTAAAGCTGAGACTTCATCAACCGGTGCGACTAAAGAGGAAAAGAAACCTTGTGAAAGTTCTAGTGAGCAGGCTGATCGAAGGGAACCTGAAGGGAGTTCTAATGAACTGGCTACCGACGTTGACTCCGatgtcacaacaacaacaaacagtAATACGGCTAATACAACAACTGGGGCAGCAGAAAGTCAAACAAATTCTACAACTACAGAGACGACAGGTTTACGACACAGAACCGGTGGTATTGCCAACGAGCCGCTTGCTGCTCCCTATGTGCAACCACCAGTCGGAGTAGTGGGTCAAAATGCAGAACTCCCCAGAGATTTAGACTCTCGGTGGCAGTTGTCTACCTTCCTAATCGCCATTGTTAGTCTGGCTATTGGACTCCTCCTCCTTAGAAGGTTTATTTTGTCACGTACATGGAGATTCTACTATGGGCTCTGA